The Pseudodesulfovibrio cashew genomic sequence CATTTGCCACAGCAGTCCCTACCCTGTTGATTGCGGGAGCATACTGTAGCAATTGTCCACCTGCGTTGATCAATCCTTGCATCGCAAACAACCCCAGCGGGTCCGTCCCGTTCACCGGGTCGTCCAGGCAGTAGCCGTACCAGTCGTCATCGCCGCCCGCATCGCCCAGGGGGTCGGGCGCGGTCCAGCGGCTGGTGAAGGGGGCGGAGTCCCGCCAGCCCGAAGGCCGATCGGACTGTGCTAGCTCAGGCTACTTTCTGCCGATGATGAACGATTTGAGCCATCCTAAAAACGATTGATATTCAAAGTTGGTTTCCGTGAGGAGCCCCGCTGCCATGGCTTTAGTAATGGAATCATTGTTCTTATCATAAGGGCAGTAGTTGAGACGCGCCAGATGGGAATGCAGTCGTTTCATAAGCTCATCATGTTGAACTTGAGAATTTGTCGCCTCGCACCTGACGGCCATATTTTCGTCCGTTGTGAATTTGAGAAGTCTTCCATCGTAGTCATAGCCACTGTAGACTTTGTCAGTGACATCATAATGTTCAAGCTCTGATCCAACATCTTCATTGCGCAACAAAACAATGCAGTCTCCGTCGCCGAAAATAAAAATTGGGAATACTATTTCTGGGGGCATAGTTACTCCAGGCGGGGTGCGGCCATGCCGCACCCCGTTCTCACTCTAGAATCTGTCTTTGTAAGACTTGTCAGTTTTCTTAATTTCCCATGGCCTATGTCGTCCAATACCTTGTCCTTCTTTGGTTTTTCCTGTTTTTAGATCAATTCCCCGACGATGGTAGTGAGGTAGTTCTCCAACCTTCTTACCTGTTCTGTTTCCCAAGGGGGCTATTCGCCAATTCTTGCCGAATTTGAATTCCTTGCCTGCTTTGTAGATGCGGTACGTTCCCTTTCCGGCTTTGGTTATTGCCTTTCCAATCGGGAGGACGGGTATCAAATCCATCACCGGATCAATGTCCGGGTCGGCAAGCCCTTTCTCGTCAATGGGCATTCCGTTTTCGTCATACGTAACACCATCAACAGTCTCCCCTTTCAGCCCTCGTGGATCATAGGTGTTCACCGGGTCATCCAGGCAGTAGCCGTACCAATCGTCATCGCCGCCCGCGTCGCCCATGGGGTCGGGCGCGGTCCAGCGGCTGGTGAAGGGGTCGTAGTCCCGCCAGCCGAAGCGGACGAACCCGAGGTCGCGGTCATGCAGGCCGCCGGCGAAGCCGATGGGGATGCGCAAGGCCGGGTTGGTGTCCTCGATAATGCCGCCGAACGGATCGTACAGGATTTCCTTTATCACGTTGCCGTCCATGTCGGCAACCACCCTGAGGGAGCCGACCTGGTCGCAGAACAGGTAGGCGATGAAGCCGTCCTCGCGGCGCATGGCATAGGGGGTGCGCTCGTCCTCGACATAGGCGAACTCGAAGGCCTGTTCGCCGTCATGAAATCCGGCGAGGCGGATGAAATCCCGCCAGGCGTACGCCTCGGTCAGGCCGCCGTTGCAGTACTTGGCCACGCGCCTGCCTTCATCATCGTGGGCGAACTCGAACACGGTCCCCTCGTCCTCCTTTTCCGCCCGGAGGAGCCTGTAGTCGGGCGCGTATGCGTACGTGGTGTAGCGGCCCCCGTTGTTCCAGATGGAGCGGAATCCGTTTCCGTCATGGGTGTAGCCGTTGTTCCCAGCCGATTGCAGCCGATTGTCCAGCCGGTAGGAAAAGCGGCGCAGGTCCCGCCCGACGGAGCGCGGGAAACAATCCTGGATACGGCGGCCCTCCCTGTCGTACCAGCACTGGCAGACCTGGCGTCCGTCAAGCCGGGCTTCGGTCAGGCGGCCCGCCTTGTCGTAGTCATAGGTCCACACCATGGCCCTGCCCGCCACGGTTTCGATTTTCTCCACGATGCGACCGTTCAGGTCGCGCTTCAAACTGTACTCGTATGGTGCGGTCATGCCGTCCTCCAAAGTTAGGGTTTCTCCGGGCCCGGACACGGCGTCCGGGCATCGGCGCAACCCTACCCCCGGCTTTCGGGCTGGGGCGTAAACGGGTGAGAATGGCATGAGAACGGGCGAAAAAGGGGCAAGATAAGGTGTTGACATGGGTGCGGGTCAGGCGGGATTCGCCTCCACGGTCACACACCTGTCCAGAGCTTTGGCACAGCCGACAATGGTTCGCCGCACGCCTTGCCAAAGGCCCCGCCCGCCGTATAGATAACTTCTAGACTTAATAATCCGAAAAAATTGCTCTTTTTGAAGCCTGCCCACTTCGGGCGAAATTTCGGGTAGTTACATCTCCCTGTGTCGTGATATACGGAGGCAGAGCAGGTGAAAAATACGATTTCTTCAATAATTCGTTAAACCAAATGAAAAACGGGCCGATAAGGCAGGAGAGGCTTACCGCCCGGAGTTGTTGGACATTATGCAGGACAGAAAACAGGAGTTGGCCGACAACGCGGCCGAGGTAAGAGAAGCGCTGGCCCTGGCGGCCAGGCGGGCAGGGCGCGAGCCCGGGGACGTGACCCTGGTGGCGGTGTCCAAGATCAAGCCAGCCAGCGACGTCCGCGCCCTGGCCGAAGCCGGACAGATGGATTTCGGCGAGAACTACGTGCAGGAGGCCGTGGCCAAGCAGGAAGAGCTGGCCGACCTGGACCTGCGCTGGCATTTCATCGGCGGGCTGCAGTCCAACAAGGCCAAGTTCGTGGCCGGAAAGTTCGCCCTGGTGCACAGCGTGGATTCGGCCAAGCTGGCCCGGGCGCTGGACAAGAAGGCTCTGGAGCGGGACACCGTCCAGGACATCCTCCTCCAGGTGAACATCGCCGGAGAGGTGCAGAAGTCCGGGGTAGCGGCGGAGGAACTGCCCGCCCTGGCCGAGGAAGTCATGGGGATGGAAGGCGTGCGCCTGCAAGGGCTGATGACCATGCCCCCGTTCTTCGACGACCCGGAGCGGGCGCGGCCCGTGTTCGCCCGGCTCAGGGAGTTGAAGGAAGCGCTGGAGAAACAATTGGGAACGAGCCTGCCCCACCTGTCCATGGGCATGACCGGCGACTTTGTCCCGGCCGTGGAGGAAGGGGCGACGCTGGTACGAATCGGAACGCGAATTTTCGGAGCGAGAGCGCCCAAGGGGTGAGCGACCTCCCGGCCTAACTGACGCAAGGAAGCGAAGGTATGGATTTAGGAACAATAATCGGCATTGTGCTCTCGTTCGGCCTGTGTGTCGCGGCCATCCTGTCGGGCTCCAGCCTGATCATCTTCATTTCCGTGCCCTCCTTCCTCATCGTCGTGGGCGGCACTATCGGCGCGGCCATGGTCAACTACCCGCTGGGCTACGTCATCGGCGTCATCGGCGTCATCAAGAACACCTTCTTCTCCAGCCTGGAGGCACCGGTGGAGATCATCGAGCGGTTCAAGGACTACGCCAACCGCGCCCGCCGCGAAGGCATCCTCTCCCTGGAGCCGCTGATCAAGGAAATCGACGACGAGTACATGCGCAAGGGCCTCCAGCTCACCGTGGACGGCCTGGAGCCCCAGACCATCCAGGAAATCCTGGAGACCGAGATCACCTACCTGGCCGAGCGCCACTCCACCGGCGCGGACGTGGTCGCCGTGCTCGGCACCCTGGCTCCGGCCATGGGCATGATCGGCACGGTCATCGGCCTGGTGCAGATGCTCCAGACCATGTCCGACCCCTCGACCATCGGCCCTGCCATGGCCGTGGCACTGCTGACCACCCTCTACGGCGCCATCCTCGCCAACCTCGTCTTCAACCCCATGGCGGGCAAGCTCAAGGCGCGCTCCAAGGAGGAGCAGCTCCTGCGCGAGATGATCATGGAAGGCATCCTGTCCATCTCCAAGGGCGAGAACCCGCGCATCATCGAAGAAAAGCTCAACAGCTACCTGCCGCCCAAGGACAGGGTCTCTTCCGACTAATCTTCACCACCCGAGAGGGACGCATCATGGCAAAGAAAGAGAAACCACTCATCTGCGAAGAGATGCCTCCGTGGATGATCACGTTCTCGGACGTCATGACGCTCATGCTGACCTTTTTCGTCCTCCTGGTCTCCATGTCCCAGATCGACGCCCGGCGTAAGCTGGTGGCGCTCGGCTCCATCATCGGCACCTTCGGGTTCCAGGACGCCAGCTACGAGGTCTTCTCCAAGAAGGACACCCGACGCACCGTGGAGCCCGGCCCCATCGACGAGGGCGACCTGGAGCCTCTCAAGGAGCTCAAATGGGAGAACGTGGACAAGGACATCAACTTCCGCTCCAACCGCTTCGTCCAGATCCTGTCCATCAATTCCCGGATGCTCTTCGCGCCCGACGGCGCGACCCTGACGCCCGAAGGCCGCGCCCTGCTCGACCGGTTCATGCCCGTGCTCGCCCAGGTCCGCTATCCCCTGCTGCTGGCCGGGCACACCTCCGAACTGCGCGACGAGCTGGGCATCAACTACCAGCCCGGCGACGACGAGCAAATCCCGGACCTCTCCTGGAAGCTCTCCCTGAACCGCAGCCTGGCAGTCTATACCTATCTCATCGACCGGGGCATGCGGCCCGACCAGCTGAGAGTGGAGGCCTTCGGCAAGTTCCGGCCCTTCTACCCCGAGAACACGGCGGAGAGCCGGGCCAGAAACCGGCGCGTGGACATCGTCCTCGACAAGCGCAGCGTGGACCCGGGCGACCGGCTGCGGCAGCTCACCCCCAAGGAGCGTCCCAAGGACGACAGGCTGGACGTGAACGGATTCGAGTTCGACTTCAGGAACCCGCCGGACAGGGAGTAGGGAATGGGCAAGAAAAAAAAGGAAAGCTGCCCGCCTCTGGCGCTCTGGCTGGTCACCTTCTCCGACCTGGTGACCCTGCTGCTCACCTTTTTCGTGCTGCTGTTGACCATGTCGTCCATGGACAACGCCATCCTGACACGAGTGACCCTGCATACGGCGGACCTCGGCCTCCTGGACAAACGCGGCTCGGGCCGGGTCAACGCCAAGGAGCGGCTCATCGTGGACCTGATGGAAAAACCGTGGGAGATCCTGAACAAGAAGCAGCGCATCAAGGACCTGCTCTTCCCGGACGACGTGCTCCCCGACGAAATCTCCAAGAGCGAGCTGGACAGCAACCTGGATGTCCTGGCCAAGCCGGACGGCGTGGCCCTGGTCTTCTCGGACGACCTGCTCTTCTCCCCCGGCTCCACCGCGCTGTCCGAGCGGGGCGAGTTTCTCATCGACCGGCTGGTACCCATGATGACCCAGACCGCGGCCCCCATCAACGTGGCCGGGTACACGGACGTCTCGGACAACACGCAGACTCCGCTGGAGCTCTCGGGCGACCGCGCCCTGTCCGTACTCGCCTACCTGGTCAAGGCGGGGCTGCCGGACCAGCGGCTTTCCCTGTCCGCCTACGGCGGGAATTTCCCGGTTCTGGACGAACTGGGACGGCCCGTGGATTCGGCCAAAAACAGGCGCGTGGAGATTTTATTGAAAACGGCAAGACCCGTAGGCGGTTACCAATAACCCCGCAAGGGACGGAGGCCTGTCCGGCCGGCGCCGGGCCACTGCCACCGTCTAAACTTTGTCTGGAAAACCCGATGGAATCGGGCTATGCATCGACAAGCGAAAAGAAAAAAGGATGTTCGCCATGGCTGACGAAGAACTCCGTGAAGAAGGGAAGAAGGGCGGCAAGCTCAAATGGATCATCATCGGCGTGATTCTGCTGGCCTTGCTCGGCGCAGGCGGCTA encodes the following:
- a CDS encoding motility protein A, whose amino-acid sequence is MDLGTIIGIVLSFGLCVAAILSGSSLIIFISVPSFLIVVGGTIGAAMVNYPLGYVIGVIGVIKNTFFSSLEAPVEIIERFKDYANRARREGILSLEPLIKEIDDEYMRKGLQLTVDGLEPQTIQEILETEITYLAERHSTGADVVAVLGTLAPAMGMIGTVIGLVQMLQTMSDPSTIGPAMAVALLTTLYGAILANLVFNPMAGKLKARSKEEQLLREMIMEGILSISKGENPRIIEEKLNSYLPPKDRVSSD
- a CDS encoding YggS family pyridoxal phosphate-dependent enzyme; amino-acid sequence: MQDRKQELADNAAEVREALALAARRAGREPGDVTLVAVSKIKPASDVRALAEAGQMDFGENYVQEAVAKQEELADLDLRWHFIGGLQSNKAKFVAGKFALVHSVDSAKLARALDKKALERDTVQDILLQVNIAGEVQKSGVAAEELPALAEEVMGMEGVRLQGLMTMPPFFDDPERARPVFARLRELKEALEKQLGTSLPHLSMGMTGDFVPAVEEGATLVRIGTRIFGARAPKG
- a CDS encoding OmpA/MotB family protein, yielding MGKKKKESCPPLALWLVTFSDLVTLLLTFFVLLLTMSSMDNAILTRVTLHTADLGLLDKRGSGRVNAKERLIVDLMEKPWEILNKKQRIKDLLFPDDVLPDEISKSELDSNLDVLAKPDGVALVFSDDLLFSPGSTALSERGEFLIDRLVPMMTQTAAPINVAGYTDVSDNTQTPLELSGDRALSVLAYLVKAGLPDQRLSLSAYGGNFPVLDELGRPVDSAKNRRVEILLKTARPVGGYQ
- a CDS encoding OmpA/MotB family protein, with the translated sequence MAKKEKPLICEEMPPWMITFSDVMTLMLTFFVLLVSMSQIDARRKLVALGSIIGTFGFQDASYEVFSKKDTRRTVEPGPIDEGDLEPLKELKWENVDKDINFRSNRFVQILSINSRMLFAPDGATLTPEGRALLDRFMPVLAQVRYPLLLAGHTSELRDELGINYQPGDDEQIPDLSWKLSLNRSLAVYTYLIDRGMRPDQLRVEAFGKFRPFYPENTAESRARNRRVDIVLDKRSVDPGDRLRQLTPKERPKDDRLDVNGFEFDFRNPPDRE
- a CDS encoding RHS repeat domain-containing protein, producing MTAPYEYSLKRDLNGRIVEKIETVAGRAMVWTYDYDKAGRLTEARLDGRQVCQCWYDREGRRIQDCFPRSVGRDLRRFSYRLDNRLQSAGNNGYTHDGNGFRSIWNNGGRYTTYAYAPDYRLLRAEKEDEGTVFEFAHDDEGRRVAKYCNGGLTEAYAWRDFIRLAGFHDGEQAFEFAYVEDERTPYAMRREDGFIAYLFCDQVGSLRVVADMDGNVIKEILYDPFGGIIEDTNPALRIPIGFAGGLHDRDLGFVRFGWRDYDPFTSRWTAPDPMGDAGGDDDWYGYCLDDPVNTYDPRGLKGETVDGVTYDENGMPIDEKGLADPDIDPVMDLIPVLPIGKAITKAGKGTYRIYKAGKEFKFGKNWRIAPLGNRTGKKVGELPHYHRRGIDLKTGKTKEGQGIGRHRPWEIKKTDKSYKDRF